Proteins from a genomic interval of Desulfofustis limnaeus:
- a CDS encoding cytochrome b N-terminal domain-containing protein, whose translation MLVICLPVILLLLFTGYVLRYDTTGFAAGMIAEHIIEAIPLVGSLLNRLLFSISDHGLQRVYLHHVCSFNLIFFMLAWEHLRRYPVRISQHLPFLAVVLGVCFLVSAPLDPETLGITYITGPWFFLGLQELLRYLHPLVAGVLIPLSFLGGLLMLRQNNPYFSLVLVFVCGWLALYLLFSLFALTLHG comes from the coding sequence ATGCTGGTCATCTGCCTGCCGGTTATTCTGTTACTGCTCTTTACCGGCTATGTATTGCGTTACGATACCACCGGTTTCGCCGCAGGCATGATCGCCGAACATATCATCGAGGCCATTCCGCTCGTCGGTTCCTTGCTCAACCGGCTGCTTTTTTCCATTTCCGACCATGGCTTACAGCGCGTCTATCTGCATCACGTCTGTTCCTTCAATCTGATATTCTTTATGCTCGCCTGGGAACACCTGCGTCGCTACCCGGTTCGGATTTCGCAGCATCTTCCCTTTTTGGCCGTGGTCCTCGGCGTTTGCTTTCTGGTCAGCGCCCCGCTCGATCCGGAAACACTTGGCATCACCTACATCACCGGCCCCTGGTTTTTTCTCGGGCTCCAGGAGTTGTTGCGGTATCTGCACCCACTCGTAGCCGGCGTGCTGATACCGCTGTCTTTTCTCGGTGGTTTGCTGATGCTGCGTCAGAACAACCCCTATTTCTCGCTGGTGCTGGTATTTGTCTGCGGCTGGCTGGCCCTATACCTTCTCTTCTCCCTTTTCGCCCTCACCCTTCATGGCTGA
- a CDS encoding ubiquinol-cytochrome c reductase iron-sulfur subunit yields MSHRPPHNRLILRRTLLFLGSLLLVYPLFRFVRFRLPKKPKIVEISGSIKQDGYLARDEFILFSRQEELWAVSRVCTHLGCRVNFKEQEGVLECPCHQSRFSLYGEVIRGPAERNLALHPVRHQASPPALLITIQ; encoded by the coding sequence ATGAGCCACCGCCCACCCCACAACAGGCTGATCCTGCGCCGGACCCTGCTATTCCTCGGTTCATTGCTGCTTGTCTATCCCCTGTTTCGTTTCGTGCGTTTCCGGCTGCCGAAAAAGCCGAAGATCGTGGAAATCAGCGGTTCAATCAAGCAAGACGGATATCTGGCCCGCGACGAGTTCATCCTCTTTTCACGACAGGAGGAATTGTGGGCGGTCAGCCGGGTCTGCACGCATCTGGGGTGTCGGGTCAACTTCAAGGAACAGGAAGGGGTCCTGGAGTGTCCCTGCCACCAGAGCCGTTTCTCTCTTTACGGTGAGGTTATTCGCGGTCCTGCCGAGCGGAACCTGGCATTGCACCCAGTACGGCACCAAGCCTCTCCCCCGGCCCTTCTCATAACCATCCAGTAG
- the coaD gene encoding pantetheine-phosphate adenylyltransferase, which translates to MNPAPHQPTTAIYPGTFDPITNGHLDLINRGLNLFDRIIVAIAINPGKAPLFSLEERCSMILDCFQGNDRIEVDSVSGLLVEYAARRQARAIIRGLRAVSDFDYEFQLALMNRKLERSVESVFLMPGFRWIFISSSIVKDAARHGGDVRDLVPEHVFPKLREKFSQPTASGGPVP; encoded by the coding sequence ATGAACCCAGCGCCCCACCAACCGACCACCGCCATCTATCCCGGCACCTTCGACCCCATCACCAACGGCCACCTGGATTTGATCAATCGCGGCCTCAACCTCTTTGACAGAATTATCGTGGCTATTGCCATCAATCCCGGAAAGGCGCCGCTGTTCAGTTTGGAGGAACGGTGCTCCATGATCCTCGACTGCTTCCAGGGCAACGATCGCATCGAGGTGGATTCCGTATCCGGACTGCTGGTGGAATACGCGGCTCGGCGCCAAGCCAGAGCCATTATCAGAGGATTACGGGCGGTATCCGACTTTGATTATGAATTTCAGTTGGCGCTCATGAACCGTAAGTTGGAACGATCGGTGGAGTCTGTCTTTTTGATGCCCGGTTTTCGTTGGATTTTCATCTCTTCATCAATCGTCAAGGATGCTGCGAGGCACGGCGGCGACGTCCGGGATCTCGTACCGGAGCATGTCTTTCCCAAGCTCCGCGAAAAATTCAGCCAGCCCACCGCTTCCGGCGGCCCGGTACCATGA
- the rsmD gene encoding 16S rRNA (guanine(966)-N(2))-methyltransferase RsmD, whose translation MRIISGTARGRRLFAPADGRQTIRPTADRAREALFSIIGPSIIGSTVVDLFAGTGAFGCEALSRGAAHVLFIDNHRAALRLIAKNIALINNGPQRSSVRQADLARGGRSLLDSCKQLSFDVVFIDPPYGKRLADTVLKDLDTSSRCHEQTLIIVEEQSSYVPPTDLVRLTPVDRRRYGAALFTFFRIRSDS comes from the coding sequence ATGAGAATCATCAGCGGTACGGCCCGGGGCCGGCGTCTGTTCGCTCCTGCCGACGGTCGGCAGACCATCAGGCCAACGGCCGATCGGGCGCGGGAGGCGTTGTTCAGCATTATCGGTCCATCGATCATCGGCAGCACCGTTGTCGATCTCTTCGCCGGAACCGGGGCTTTTGGCTGCGAAGCTCTGAGCCGGGGGGCCGCTCATGTCCTGTTCATCGACAACCACCGAGCGGCACTGCGCCTGATCGCAAAAAATATCGCGCTGATCAACAACGGGCCACAACGCTCCTCAGTGCGGCAGGCCGATCTTGCCAGGGGAGGGCGGAGCCTGCTTGACTCCTGCAAGCAGCTATCCTTTGATGTCGTATTCATCGATCCCCCCTATGGCAAAAGGCTGGCCGATACCGTGCTCAAGGACCTCGACACGAGCAGCCGGTGCCATGAGCAGACATTGATCATTGTCGAGGAGCAGAGCAGCTACGTCCCGCCGACCGATCTGGTCCGACTGACCCCGGTGGACCGCAGGCGTTACGGAGCTGCACTTTTCACCTTTTTTCGTATCAGGTCCGACAGCTAA
- a CDS encoding aspartate-semialdehyde dehydrogenase codes for MFTRKPAYNVAVVGATGAVGGAMLETLSRRRFPVAELRPLASQRSKGKTVNFQGKQIPVQVLTKDAFAGIDFALFSAGAARSLEFAPAAAAAGAVVVDNSSAFRMDPDIPLVVPEVNPQAIADYTKRGIIANPNCSTIQMLVALKPIYDRVGIKRIVVSTYQAVSGTGASAIQELKQQVHDYVAGTKLSHQVYPHQIAFNCLPHIDSFLDNGYTKEEMKMVNETRKILDDQSIGVTATAVRVPVFYGHSEAINIETREKISAAQVKELLSQAPGVEVVDDPQQFSYPLATVAEGTFPTYVGRIREDESIANGINLWVVADNILKGAALNTIQIAEQFFSD; via the coding sequence ATGTTTACTCGTAAGCCTGCCTATAACGTTGCCGTCGTCGGCGCCACCGGAGCGGTCGGCGGTGCCATGCTCGAAACCCTCTCCAGGCGTCGTTTTCCGGTCGCAGAGCTGCGCCCCCTCGCCTCCCAGCGGTCCAAAGGAAAGACCGTGAACTTCCAGGGAAAACAGATCCCGGTCCAGGTCCTCACCAAAGACGCCTTCGCCGGCATCGATTTCGCCCTGTTCTCCGCCGGCGCTGCCCGCTCACTGGAATTCGCCCCCGCAGCCGCCGCAGCCGGGGCCGTTGTCGTCGACAATTCCAGCGCCTTCCGCATGGACCCGGATATTCCGCTGGTAGTCCCCGAGGTCAACCCGCAGGCCATAGCCGATTACACCAAACGGGGCATCATCGCCAACCCGAACTGCTCGACCATTCAGATGCTGGTCGCTTTGAAGCCCATTTACGATCGCGTTGGTATCAAACGCATCGTCGTATCCACCTATCAGGCCGTCTCCGGGACCGGCGCTTCCGCCATCCAAGAATTGAAGCAACAGGTCCATGATTACGTGGCCGGCACGAAACTCTCACACCAGGTCTACCCGCACCAGATCGCCTTTAACTGTCTGCCTCACATCGATTCTTTTCTGGACAACGGCTACACCAAAGAAGAGATGAAGATGGTGAACGAGACCAGAAAAATTCTCGATGACCAGAGTATTGGCGTGACCGCTACGGCCGTCCGGGTACCTGTTTTCTATGGACATTCAGAAGCGATCAACATTGAAACACGGGAAAAGATATCCGCCGCCCAGGTAAAAGAGCTGCTTAGCCAGGCCCCTGGCGTGGAGGTGGTCGACGATCCACAACAGTTCAGCTATCCACTGGCAACCGTGGCGGAAGGAACCTTCCCCACCTACGTCGGCCGTATACGCGAAGACGAATCAATCGCCAACGGCATCAATCTCTGGGTGGTGGCCGATAACATTCTCAAGGGCGCCGCCTTGAACACCATTCAGATAGCCGAGCAGTTTTTCAGCGATTGA
- the pssA gene encoding CDP-diacylglycerol--serine O-phosphatidyltransferase, producing MTETNEEISSKFHPLPCLFTIASLFCGFYSILAAFKGDYITAAYAILIAAIFDGLDGRVARMTGQTSSFGAELDSLCDMVSFGVAPALLAYLWALHPYGRYGWLAGFLYVATTALRLARFNTQASEENAPKNFVGLPCPAAAAMISSSVLFGRFLGIEADVRHISLLIMVYLLSYLMVSTHSYYSFKYSSKLAKTFQVLVGLVLLFIAVAAEPNVMLFVLFLFYVASGPFLAVFTRVRGLVTAGSKKERDETAY from the coding sequence ATGACCGAGACCAACGAAGAAATCAGCAGCAAATTTCACCCGCTACCGTGCCTATTCACCATCGCCAGCCTGTTCTGTGGCTTCTATTCAATACTGGCCGCCTTCAAAGGGGACTACATAACCGCCGCCTATGCCATCCTGATCGCCGCCATCTTCGACGGCCTCGATGGTCGCGTGGCGCGAATGACCGGGCAAACCAGTTCCTTCGGCGCCGAGCTTGATTCGCTCTGCGACATGGTCTCCTTCGGCGTCGCCCCGGCGCTACTCGCCTACCTCTGGGCCCTTCATCCCTATGGCCGCTACGGGTGGCTGGCCGGTTTCCTCTACGTGGCGACCACGGCGTTGCGGCTGGCCCGCTTCAACACCCAGGCCAGCGAAGAGAACGCCCCGAAGAACTTTGTCGGTCTGCCCTGCCCGGCCGCGGCGGCAATGATCTCGTCGAGCGTCCTGTTCGGCCGCTTTCTCGGTATCGAAGCCGACGTCAGGCATATCTCCCTGCTGATCATGGTCTACCTGCTTTCCTATCTCATGGTATCCACCCACTCCTATTACAGTTTCAAGTATTCGTCAAAACTGGCCAAAACCTTTCAGGTCCTGGTCGGTCTGGTCCTGTTGTTCATTGCCGTGGCTGCCGAACCCAACGTGATGCTCTTTGTCCTCTTTCTCTTCTATGTGGCCTCCGGTCCGTTTCTCGCCGTTTTTACCCGGGTAAGAGGCCTGGTTACGGCGGGAAGCAAGAAAGAGCGCGACGAGACCGCGTATTGA
- a CDS encoding phosphatidylserine decarboxylase family protein, with amino-acid sequence MRQERIPVAREGYPFIGAAAWATIVGAVLGYQLVALVLFFLTLFILNFFRDPERVTPVEEAAIIAPADGKVIVVEQVNDERFSADRLWKISIFMNVFNVHVNRIPCDGVVKQIAYVPGRFLAADHRQAHLLNEYCATTIRTDREEELTVVQVAGLIARRIVCRAETGDRVRTGQRYGMIRFGSRLDIYLPLSADIVTAVGQKTRCGETVIARWPS; translated from the coding sequence ATGCGTCAAGAACGTATCCCCGTTGCCCGCGAAGGTTATCCGTTTATCGGCGCCGCCGCCTGGGCAACCATAGTCGGCGCGGTACTCGGTTACCAGTTGGTCGCCCTTGTGCTTTTTTTCCTCACCCTGTTCATCCTCAATTTTTTTCGCGATCCGGAGCGGGTCACCCCCGTCGAGGAGGCGGCGATCATCGCCCCGGCGGACGGTAAGGTCATCGTCGTCGAGCAGGTGAACGACGAGCGATTTTCGGCCGATCGGCTGTGGAAGATCTCCATTTTCATGAACGTCTTCAACGTCCACGTCAACCGCATTCCCTGCGACGGTGTGGTCAAGCAGATCGCTTACGTACCGGGCCGTTTTCTCGCCGCCGATCACCGCCAGGCGCATTTGCTCAACGAGTATTGTGCCACCACCATCCGTACCGACCGGGAAGAGGAACTGACGGTAGTCCAAGTGGCAGGCCTGATCGCCCGACGCATCGTCTGCCGGGCCGAGACGGGGGACCGGGTGCGGACCGGACAACGCTACGGCATGATCCGGTTCGGATCGAGACTGGATATCTATCTCCCCCTTTCCGCCGATATAGTGACTGCCGTTGGTCAAAAGACCAGGTGCGGCGAGACCGTCATCGCTCGCTGGCCTTCCTAA
- the ilvB gene encoding biosynthetic-type acetolactate synthase large subunit, with translation MTQITGAQAIVQCLIEENATTVFGYPGGAVIDLYDELIRSPAIKHILVRHEQAAVHAADGYARVSGQVGVALLTSGPGATNGVTGIATAYLDSIPLVILTGQVPTAMIGNDAFQEVDIVGITRPCTKHNYLVKNKEDLIPTIREAFYLARTGRPGPVLVDLPKDIMKALVTPQEPAVIRLANYRPTHEPLMEHIAAACRLILEAHRPVLYVGGGVVLSDAHRELFELATKLDIPVTTTLMALGAFPGTHSLCMGMLGMHGTYTANMAVAESDLLISVGARFDDRVTGKLDSFAPRARIIHIDIDPTSISKNVKVDVPIVSDCRKALAAMNTWFNNEQQISLDREKDKHRPWFDQIRQWNEKHPLAYRDEGNEVIKPQYVVEMIDRLTNGEAIIATEVGQHQMWAAQFYRFNQPRHFLTSGGLGTMGYGFPAAIGAKMVHPDKTVIDIAGDASIQMNIQELATARQYRCPVKIAILNNRFLGMVRQWQELFYEKRYSSTEMDVAPDFVALAEAYGAVGLRATRKSEVEDVIKEALRVDNTVLMDFQISREEGVYPMVPAGKATTEMLLV, from the coding sequence ATGACGCAAATCACCGGTGCCCAGGCTATCGTCCAATGCCTTATAGAAGAGAATGCAACCACCGTCTTCGGCTATCCGGGCGGTGCCGTCATCGACCTCTATGATGAACTCATCCGCAGCCCGGCCATCAAACATATCCTGGTCCGTCACGAACAGGCGGCGGTGCACGCAGCCGACGGTTATGCGAGGGTATCGGGACAGGTGGGAGTTGCCCTGCTCACCTCCGGCCCCGGCGCTACCAATGGCGTGACCGGCATTGCCACCGCCTACCTTGATTCGATCCCCCTGGTTATCCTGACCGGCCAGGTGCCGACGGCGATGATCGGCAACGACGCCTTTCAGGAAGTGGATATCGTCGGTATCACCCGACCATGCACCAAGCATAATTACCTGGTCAAGAACAAGGAAGACCTGATCCCCACCATCAGAGAAGCGTTCTACCTGGCTCGTACCGGCCGACCGGGACCGGTTCTGGTGGATCTGCCCAAAGATATCATGAAGGCCTTGGTCACCCCTCAGGAACCAGCGGTGATCCGACTGGCCAATTACAGGCCGACCCACGAGCCGCTGATGGAACACATCGCCGCTGCCTGTCGACTTATCCTGGAAGCCCATCGGCCGGTGCTCTATGTGGGTGGCGGCGTGGTATTGTCCGATGCCCACCGTGAGCTCTTCGAATTGGCGACCAAATTGGATATTCCGGTTACCACGACGCTCATGGCGCTTGGCGCCTTCCCCGGCACCCATAGTCTTTGCATGGGGATGCTCGGGATGCACGGCACCTACACCGCCAACATGGCCGTCGCCGAATCCGACCTGCTCATCTCCGTGGGGGCACGCTTCGACGACCGGGTAACCGGCAAGCTCGACTCCTTCGCCCCGCGCGCCCGGATCATTCATATCGACATCGATCCCACCTCGATCAGCAAGAACGTCAAGGTGGATGTGCCAATCGTCTCCGATTGCCGAAAGGCGTTGGCGGCCATGAACACCTGGTTCAACAACGAGCAGCAGATATCGCTGGACAGGGAGAAGGACAAGCATCGTCCCTGGTTCGACCAGATCAGGCAATGGAACGAAAAACACCCGCTGGCTTATCGCGATGAGGGGAACGAAGTCATCAAACCGCAGTACGTGGTGGAAATGATCGACCGCCTCACCAACGGCGAAGCCATCATCGCCACCGAAGTCGGCCAGCATCAGATGTGGGCCGCCCAGTTTTACCGGTTCAACCAGCCCCGGCACTTTCTCACCTCCGGCGGCTTGGGTACCATGGGGTACGGATTCCCGGCCGCCATCGGGGCCAAGATGGTCCACCCGGACAAAACGGTCATCGATATCGCCGGTGACGCCTCTATCCAAATGAATATTCAGGAGTTGGCCACCGCCAGGCAATACCGATGCCCGGTAAAAATAGCCATCCTCAACAACCGTTTTCTGGGCATGGTGCGGCAATGGCAGGAACTGTTCTATGAAAAGCGATACAGCTCCACCGAAATGGACGTGGCCCCCGATTTCGTCGCCCTGGCTGAGGCCTATGGCGCCGTCGGCTTGCGGGCCACCAGGAAAAGCGAGGTGGAAGACGTCATCAAGGAAGCACTCCGGGTGGACAACACGGTATTGATGGATTTTCAGATCTCTCGCGAGGAGGGGGTCTACCCGATGGTACCGGCAGGTAAGGCCACCACCGAGATGCTGCTCGTCTGA
- the leuA gene encoding 2-isopropylmalate synthase codes for MNPEAVKKYRRYPTVAFKERTWPDRVIEKAPIWCSVDLRDGNQALIQPMNMAKKLEMWELLLSIGFKEIEVGFPSASQVEYDFARTLIEDGLIPADVSIQVLTQAREHLIRRTFESIKGAREVIVHLYNSTSTLQRDVVFNMSRREIIDLAVRGARMVKQEAQKYPETTFRYQYSPESFSGTEMDFAVEICEAVMDVWEPERDRRVILNLPATVELNTPNVFADQIEWFCSHMKNRDRAIISVHTHNDRGCAVAATELALMAGAERVEGTLFGNGERTGNVDIVTLALNMFTHGVNPELDLHDITRLTEVFEKVNRIPVHIRHPYAGELVYTAFSGSHQDAINKGMNRYETAQSPYWEVPYLPIDPSDVGRTYESIIRINSQSGKGGVAYIMDHEFGIKMPKEMHPEFGAVVQEMTDREGRELQADEIRGAFRQTYLELHQPYDLVSFHVMKRHSDRKEELSFAEVEVVLVCDGREMTLTGTGNGPLDAFSSALKELIEWDWSLCSYHEHALNTGSHAKAVAYIEVERSNGARYWGAGVDTDIIIASVKALLSSLNRASANNGKRPATAS; via the coding sequence ATGAACCCCGAAGCAGTGAAAAAGTACCGTCGTTATCCCACCGTGGCCTTTAAAGAGAGGACCTGGCCGGATCGGGTCATTGAAAAGGCGCCCATCTGGTGCAGCGTCGATCTCCGTGATGGCAACCAGGCCTTGATTCAGCCCATGAATATGGCCAAGAAGCTGGAGATGTGGGAACTGCTGCTGAGCATCGGTTTCAAGGAGATCGAGGTCGGTTTTCCGTCGGCATCCCAGGTTGAGTACGATTTTGCCCGGACCCTGATCGAAGACGGCCTGATCCCCGCCGATGTCTCCATTCAGGTATTGACCCAGGCACGGGAACACCTGATCCGGCGGACCTTCGAGTCGATCAAGGGGGCGCGGGAGGTCATCGTGCATCTGTATAACTCCACCTCGACGCTGCAGCGCGATGTGGTCTTCAACATGAGCCGCCGGGAAATCATCGATCTGGCCGTTCGCGGAGCCCGGATGGTCAAGCAAGAGGCGCAAAAGTACCCGGAGACCACGTTTCGCTATCAGTACTCTCCGGAGAGCTTTTCCGGCACCGAGATGGATTTTGCCGTGGAGATCTGTGAGGCGGTTATGGATGTCTGGGAGCCCGAACGCGATCGGCGGGTTATTCTCAACTTGCCGGCAACCGTCGAGTTGAACACGCCCAACGTCTTCGCCGACCAGATCGAGTGGTTCTGCAGCCACATGAAAAACCGCGATCGCGCTATCATCAGCGTACATACCCACAACGATCGCGGCTGTGCCGTGGCGGCCACGGAACTGGCGCTCATGGCCGGGGCCGAGCGGGTGGAAGGGACGCTGTTTGGCAACGGTGAACGTACGGGCAACGTGGATATCGTCACGCTGGCGCTCAATATGTTTACCCACGGGGTCAACCCGGAACTAGATCTGCACGACATCACGCGCTTGACCGAGGTCTTCGAGAAGGTCAACCGGATACCGGTCCATATTCGCCATCCCTATGCCGGGGAATTGGTCTATACGGCCTTTTCCGGCTCCCACCAGGATGCCATCAACAAGGGGATGAACCGCTACGAGACCGCTCAATCGCCGTACTGGGAAGTCCCGTATCTGCCGATCGATCCGTCCGACGTGGGCCGGACCTATGAATCGATCATCAGGATCAACAGCCAGTCCGGCAAGGGTGGCGTCGCCTATATCATGGATCATGAGTTCGGCATCAAGATGCCCAAGGAGATGCATCCCGAGTTCGGGGCGGTGGTTCAGGAGATGACCGATCGCGAGGGCCGGGAACTCCAGGCGGATGAGATCCGTGGCGCCTTTCGCCAGACCTATCTCGAGCTGCACCAGCCCTATGACCTTGTCTCCTTTCATGTGATGAAACGGCACAGCGACCGAAAGGAGGAGCTCTCCTTTGCCGAGGTGGAGGTGGTGCTCGTCTGCGACGGCCGGGAGATGACCCTCACCGGAACGGGCAACGGCCCGCTGGATGCCTTTTCCAGCGCCCTCAAGGAATTGATCGAGTGGGACTGGTCCCTGTGCAGTTACCATGAGCATGCGCTCAATACCGGGTCGCATGCCAAGGCGGTCGCCTATATCGAAGTGGAACGGAGCAATGGGGCCCGCTACTGGGGAGCCGGTGTCGACACCGACATCATCATCGCATCGGTCAAGGCATTGCTCAGTTCCCTCAATCGTGCTTCCGCCAACAACGGCAAGCGGCCGGCCACCGCCTCGTGA